In a single window of the Elaeis guineensis isolate ETL-2024a chromosome 8, EG11, whole genome shotgun sequence genome:
- the LOC105049969 gene encoding uncharacterized protein has product MQDFQSIPGVAGRIFGGGEDLRRLRGYPAAAAAQQPPIKCPRCDSTNTKFCYYNNYNLSQPRHFCKACRRYWTKGGVLRNVPVGGGCRKTKRSSSSSSSNSKTAKSSSAGGDRDSHRPSASLSSSDDCSLTAPNTEVSTSASFPDSTLFAPSQTSLPNPPFHPPPQPVGPDTLGQQAPEIFTEAVGASSFTGLMPAAATSPSVLRFNFSDPPPIQLGPQQSPPKAAATVAEEVRMPGIMDQTVPVDLPPFQGRSGGGDGHTGLEWPASVDPSLFDLTSAVDPGAYWNQSHWGDNDPSLYLP; this is encoded by the coding sequence ATGCAGGATTTCCAGTCGATACCGGGTGTTGCCGGCCGCATCTTCGGCGGCGGGGAGGACCTACGGCGGCTGAGGGGGTacccggcggcggcggcggcgcagCAACCGCCGATCAAGTGCCCGCGGTGCGACTCCACCAACACCAAGTTCTGCTACTACAACAACTACAACCTCTCCCAGCCCCGCCACTTCTGCAAGGCCTGCCGTCGCTACTGGACCAAGGGTGGCGTCCTCCGGAACGTCCCCGTCGGTGGAGGCTGTCGGAAAACCAAGCGCTCCTCCTCCTCGTCCTCCTCCAACTCCAAGACCGCCAAGTCCTCCTCCGCCGGCGGCGATAGAGACAGCCACCGGCCCTCCGCCTCCCTATCCAGCAGCGACGACTGCAGCCTCACCGCCCCCAACACCGAGGTCTCCACCTCCGCCTCCTTCCCCGACTCTACCCTCTTCGCCCCCTCCCAGACCTCCCTGCCCAACCCTCCCTTCCATCCGCCGCCGCAACCGGTGGGGCCGGACACCCTTGGCCAGCAGGCGCCGGAGATCTTCACGGAAGCGGTGGGGGCAAGCAGCTTCACGGGACTGATGCCCGCCGCCGCCACTTCACCATCGGTTCTCCGGTTCAACTTCTCCGATCCGCCGCCGATCCAGCTCGGACCTCAGCAATCGCCGCCGAAGGCAGCGGCCACGGTAGCGGAAGAGGTCAGGATGCCGGGAATCATGGATCAGACGGTCCCCGTGGATCTACCGCCGTTCCAGGGGCGATCGGGCGGTGGCGACGGGCACACCGGGCTGGAGTGGCCGGCATCGGTGGACCCTTCTCTTTTCGATCTCACCAGCGCCGTCGATCCGGGTGCGTACTGGAACCAGAGCCACTGGGGGGACAACGATCCCTCCCTCTATCTACCGTAA